A window from Theobroma cacao cultivar B97-61/B2 chromosome 3, Criollo_cocoa_genome_V2, whole genome shotgun sequence encodes these proteins:
- the LOC18606005 gene encoding transcription factor bHLH157 isoform X2 has translation MGEAEMGSVLKQTLKNLCCSNGWSYGVFWRFDQRNSMLLTMEDAYYEEQMGPLVDSMLLKFHILGQGIIGQAAFTGKHQWIFSDSHGQAWDSTGNQNIFQDESEFQNQFSSGIKTIAIISVETRGVVQFGSTQKILERLEFLDETKKLFYAMESCHGLIPLENETCNLDGFFASLAASGNFYNENLITEQGGCSKEPKGRPCSLTNLSKSSSSMREIQDQRINSVQQNLSHLRTQLQTISAEAQIISSGKTGNCLAADTPCASTWSSEGSILTSFETSLPSERGIWDSPNALPRKANGHLLCGKTEQHFQGASTFTSFYSTGELVDAELPIVDSFGKTAENLHSLGCTGGLLDSVVNLQRIPEEFNPVDFATGLSNSFTLDDLSQWFAPSPHHNINGAGATMTSDLSCSKEVTSVSSTLVGGDTIIDIAVRQTANSITDMFISNIEKSTIVHDDGYDLFDDVGLNFGFGKTGECLEDIIMPLLHGDNAAVSSGMSESISELDVHSMNGKRKGLFSELGLEELLDGVSHSSYATKSSVEDQFSTTKRRKSESSSSNFHQGQFVGVSCSGGSMNLVQHSHNWDKSNNTIFNKEVHQKSQVGVWIDDSYSVNSGHAVNATSKKPTRKRAKPGESTRPRPKDRQLIQDRIKELRGIIPHSGKLSIDLLLERTIKHLLFLQGVTKYADKIKQADEPKLIGQENGLLPKHNKMSGGATWAYEVGAQTIPIVVKDLNPPGQMLIETLCEDRGLFLEIADVIRGFGLNILKGVMELQEDKIWARFMVEATEQVERTDIIWSLLLLLQQTGTSGIDSANQESRAMDGGISLSNNYQQPLLLPSVSMAETLQ, from the exons ATGGGTGAAGCAGAGATGGGTTCAGTGTTAAAGCAGACACTAAAGAATCTTTGTTGCAGTAATGGGTGGTCTTATGGTGTTTTTTGGCGCTTTGATCAGAGAAATTCCAT GTTGTTAACAATGGAAGATGCCTACTATGAAGAGCAAATGGGGCCTTTGGTTGATAGTATGCTTCTAAAGTTTCACATCCTGGGTCAAGG AATTATTGGCCAAGCCGCTTTCACAGGAAAGCATCAATGGATTTTCTCAGACTCCCATGGTCAAGCTTGGGATTCCACTggaaatcaaaatatatttcag GATGAATCTGAGTTTCAAAACCAATTTTCATCCGGGATCAAG ACAATTGCAATAATCTCTGTGGAAACCCGGGGAGTGGTTCAGTTTGGATCCACACAGAAG ATTTTGGAGAGATTGGAATTTTTGGATGAAACAAAGAAGTTATTTTATGCCATGGAAAGTTGTCATGGGCTTATCCCCCTGGAAAATGAAACTTGCAATCTAGATGGATTTTTTGCTTCCCTAGCAGCATCtggaaatttttataacgAGAATCTGATAACTGAACAAGGTGGCTGCTCTAAAGAGCCAAAAGGGAGGCCATGTTCCTTGACAAATCTCAGTAAATCCTCCAGTTCTATGCGTGAGATTCAAGACCAGAGAATTAACTCTGTGCAACAGAATTTATCTCATCTCAGAACTCAACTGCAAACAATTAGTGCAGAAGCTCAAATCATATCATCTGGTAAGACTGGTAACTGCTTGGCTGCTGATACCCCTTGCGCTAGTACCTGGAGTAGTGAAGGTTCAATTTTGACTTCATTTGAGACATCTTTGCCATCTGAAAGAGGCATCTGGGATTCTCCAAACGCACTTCCTAGAAAGGCCAATGGTCATTTACTCTGTGGAAAAACGGAACAACATTTTCAGGGTGCTTCAACATTTACTTCATTCTATAGCACAGGAGAACTGGTTGATGCAGAATTACCTATTGTAGACAGCTTTGGGAAAACAGCAGAGAACCTGCATTCTTTAGGCTGTACTGGTGGACTTCTGGATAGTGTCGTTAATCTACAACGAATCCCTGAGGAATTTAACCCAGTTGACTTTGCAACAGGTCTCTCCAACTCCTTTACACTGGATGATCTTTCTCAGTGGTTTGCTCCTTCACCTCACCATAACATCAATGGAGCAGGAGCAACAATGACTAGTGATCTTTCATGTTCAAAAGAAGTTACCTCAGTGTCATCCACTCTGGTCGGAGGTGATACAATAATTGACATTGCAGTTAGACAAACAGCTAATTCCATCACGGATATGTTCATATCTAATATAGAGAAATCTACAATTGTTCATGATGATGGATATGATCTGTTTGATGATGTGGGACTGAATTTTGGATTTGGAAAAACTGGGGAGTGCTTGGAAGATATTATCATGCCATTGTTGCATGGGGATAATGCTGCTGTGAGTTCTGGAATGTCAGAATCCATTTCAGAATTGGATGTTCATTCCATGAATGGCAAGCGAAAAGGGTTATTCTCTGAACTAGGCCTTGAAGAGCTTCTAGATGGTGTTAGTCATTCTTCTTACGCTACCAAATCTAGTGTTGAGGATCAATTTTCGACTActaaaagaaggaaaagtgAAAGTTCTTCGTCTAATTTTCATCAAGGTCAATTTGTGGGTGTTTCTTGCTCTGGTGGGAGCATGAATCTGGTGCAGCATTCACATAACTGGGACAAGAGTAATAATACTATATTCAACAAAGAGGTTCACCAAAAATCACAAGTAGGTGTATGGATAGATGATAGCTATAGTGTCAATTCTGGACATGCTGTTAACGCAACATCAAAGAAGCCCACCAGGAAAAGGGCTAAACCTGGTGAAAGTACTCGACCAAGGCCCAAAGACCGTCAGCTGATCCAAGATCGTATCAAAGAGTTGAGAGGGATTATCCCTCATAGTGGAAAG TTGAGCATTGATCTTTTATTGGAGCGGACCATTAAACACCTGCTTTTCTTGCAAGGTGTGACCAAATATGCAGACAAGATTAAACAAGCTGATGAACCAAAG CTTATTGGCCAAGAGAATGGACTGCTTCCCAAACACAACAAGATGAGTGGTGGTGCTACATGGGCATATGAAGTGGGGGCTCAGACTATCCCTATTGTAGTTAAGGACCTAAATCCACCTGGCCAAATGCTTATAGAG ACGCTCTGTGAAGATAGAGGATTGTTTCTTGAGATAGCAGATGTCATTAGGGGCTTTGGGTTGAATATCTTGAAGGGAGTGATGGAGCTCCAAGAAGATAAGATATGGGCGCGATTCATGGTTGAG GCAACCGAGCAAGTGGAAAGAACAGATATAATTTGGTCCCTTCTCCTTCTTCTGCAGCAAACTGGCACCAGTGGGATTGATTCTGCAAATCAGGAAAGCAGGGCCATGGATGGTGGGATTTCCCTATCAAACAATTACCAGCAACCTTTGCTGCTGCCTTCTGTCAGCATGGCTGAGACACTTCAATAA
- the LOC18606004 gene encoding aluminum-activated malate transporter 10, protein MIHGKEVFEGVEWRIRVADGSSEVLVQETGLARKAWLRIKGLISGLAFKVWMFLKRAWDMGVNDPKKLIHCIKVGLALAIVSLFYFMRPLYDGVGGNAMWAVMTVVVVFEQTVGATLYKCLNRVCGTCLAGFLAVGLHWVANRSGESFEPFVVGASVFLLASVATFSRLIPSAKSLFDYGAMIFILTFSFVAVSGYRVDKLFDKAHQRISTIIIGTSLCIIVIMIVCPIWSGQELHSLIVRNMDKLADSLDGCVTQYFNHRGECTNSNEEADKKLQGYKCVLSSKASEESMANFARWEPSHGRFNFRHPWKQYLKIGASMRSCAYRIEALSSCINSEKQAAEFIKKHLSISCLKVSSSSSSTIRELAETVKTMKKSSTIDLLVGEMNTAVQELQNDLKSLSYLLNPSTIPENKKMKTSMEATATVPLMEIIPVVTLASILIEIAVRIEALVGAVKELAKLADFATHDDKSKQTKTKDKFVPDEKQSEGTMKAFQRV, encoded by the exons ATGATTCATGGGAAGGAAGTATTTGAGGGAGTGGAGTGGAGGATAAGGGTGGCTGATGGCTCGTCGGAGGTTTTGGTTCAAGAAACAGGGCTTGCCAGAAAGGCTTGGCTAAGAATAAAAGGCCTGATTTCAGGCTTGGCTTTCAAAGTGTGGATGTTTTTGAAGAGAGCATGGGACATGGGGGTTAATGATCCTAAAAAATTGATCCATTGCATTAAGGTAGGACTGGCACTCGCAATTGTATCACTGTTCTACTTTATGAGGCCTTTGTATGATGGTGTCGGAGGGAATGCTATGTGGGCTGTTATGACAGTTGTAGTAGTATTTGAGCAAACTGttg GCGCAACCCTCTACAAATGTTTGAACAGAGTTTGTGGAACTTGTCTAGCCGGATTTCTTGCTGTTGGGCTCCACTGGGTTGCCAATCGATCAGGAGAGAGTTTTGAGCCCTTTGTTGTGGGAGCCTCAGTTTTCCTACTAG CTTCCGTAGCAACCTTCTCTAGACTCATTCCGTCAGCAAAATCCCTGTTTGATTACGGTGCCATGATCTTTATCCTCACCTTCAGCTTCGTTGCAGTATCAGGCTATAGGGTGGATAAACTGTTTGACAAGGCCCATCAAAGAATATCCACCATTATCATTGGAACTTCGTTGTGCATTATTGTAATCATGATTGTCTGCCCCATTTGGTCTGGTCAGGAACTACATAGCCTGATTGTTCGTAACATGGACAAACTTGCCGATTCCCTGGATG GTTGTGTAACACAGTATTTTAATCACCGTGGGGAGTGCACCAACAGCAACGAAGAAGCTGATAAAAAATTGCAAGGTTACAAGTGCGTTCTAAGCTCCAAGGCATCAGAAGAATCTATG GCAAATTTTGCTAGGTGGGAGCCTTCCCATGGCCGGTTCAACTTCCGGCACCCATGGAAACAATACCTGAAAATTGGGGCATCAATGCGCAGTTGTGCTTACCGCATAGAGGCTCTCAGCAGTTGCATCAATTCAGAAAAGCAG GCAGCTGAGTTCATAAAGAAGCATCTCAGCATTAGTTGCTTgaaagtgagctctagctctTCAAGCACCATAAGAGAGCTAGCAGAAACTGTCAAGACAATGAAGAAGTCATCCACTATAGATTTGTTGGTTGGAGAAATGAACACTGCAGTGCAGGAActccagaatgacttaaaatccCTTTCTTATCTGCTGAATCCATCAACAATtccagaaaacaaaaaaatgaagacATCCATGGAAGCAACAGCCACGGTCCCTCTCATGGAAATCATACCAGTGGTGACTTTGGCTTCTATACTAATTGAAATAGCTGTGCGGATTGAAGCCCTTGTTGGTGCTGTAAAAGAACTAGCCAAGTTAGCAGACTTCGCAACCCATGATGACAAGTCCAAGCAAACCAAAACGAAAGATAAATTTGTACCAGATGAAAAGCAATCTGAGGGAACCATGAAGGCTTTTCAAAGGGTCTGA
- the LOC18606005 gene encoding transcription factor bHLH157 isoform X1, whose protein sequence is MGEAEMGSVLKQTLKNLCCSNGWSYGVFWRFDQRNSMLLTMEDAYYEEQMGPLVDSMLLKFHILGQGIIGQAAFTGKHQWIFSDSHGQAWDSTGNQNIFQDESEFQNQFSSGIKTIAIISVETRGVVQFGSTQKILERLEFLDETKKLFYAMESCHGLIPLENETCNLDGFFASLAASGNFYNENLITEQGGCSKEPKGRPCSLTNLSKSSSSMREIQDQRINSVQQNLSHLRTQLQTISAEAQIISSGKTGNCLAADTPCASTWSSEGSILTSFETSLPSERGIWDSPNALPRKANGHLLCGKTEQHFQGASTFTSFYSTGELVDAELPIVDSFGKTAENLHSLGCTGGLLDSVVNLQRIPEEFNPVDFATGLSNSFTLDDLSQWFAPSPHHNINGAGATMTSDLSCSKEVTSVSSTLVGGDTIIDIAVRQTANSITDMFISNIEKSTIVHDDGYDLFDDVGLNFGFGKTGECLEDIIMPLLHGDNAAVSSGMSESISELDVHSMNGKRKGLFSELGLEELLDGVSHSSYATKSSVEDQFSTTKRRKSESSSSNFHQGQFVGVSCSGGSMNLVQHSHNWDKSNNTIFNKEVHQKSQVGVWIDDSYSVNSGHAVNATSKKPTRKRAKPGESTRPRPKDRQLIQDRIKELRGIIPHSGKQLSIDLLLERTIKHLLFLQGVTKYADKIKQADEPKLIGQENGLLPKHNKMSGGATWAYEVGAQTIPIVVKDLNPPGQMLIETLCEDRGLFLEIADVIRGFGLNILKGVMELQEDKIWARFMVEATEQVERTDIIWSLLLLLQQTGTSGIDSANQESRAMDGGISLSNNYQQPLLLPSVSMAETLQ, encoded by the exons ATGGGTGAAGCAGAGATGGGTTCAGTGTTAAAGCAGACACTAAAGAATCTTTGTTGCAGTAATGGGTGGTCTTATGGTGTTTTTTGGCGCTTTGATCAGAGAAATTCCAT GTTGTTAACAATGGAAGATGCCTACTATGAAGAGCAAATGGGGCCTTTGGTTGATAGTATGCTTCTAAAGTTTCACATCCTGGGTCAAGG AATTATTGGCCAAGCCGCTTTCACAGGAAAGCATCAATGGATTTTCTCAGACTCCCATGGTCAAGCTTGGGATTCCACTggaaatcaaaatatatttcag GATGAATCTGAGTTTCAAAACCAATTTTCATCCGGGATCAAG ACAATTGCAATAATCTCTGTGGAAACCCGGGGAGTGGTTCAGTTTGGATCCACACAGAAG ATTTTGGAGAGATTGGAATTTTTGGATGAAACAAAGAAGTTATTTTATGCCATGGAAAGTTGTCATGGGCTTATCCCCCTGGAAAATGAAACTTGCAATCTAGATGGATTTTTTGCTTCCCTAGCAGCATCtggaaatttttataacgAGAATCTGATAACTGAACAAGGTGGCTGCTCTAAAGAGCCAAAAGGGAGGCCATGTTCCTTGACAAATCTCAGTAAATCCTCCAGTTCTATGCGTGAGATTCAAGACCAGAGAATTAACTCTGTGCAACAGAATTTATCTCATCTCAGAACTCAACTGCAAACAATTAGTGCAGAAGCTCAAATCATATCATCTGGTAAGACTGGTAACTGCTTGGCTGCTGATACCCCTTGCGCTAGTACCTGGAGTAGTGAAGGTTCAATTTTGACTTCATTTGAGACATCTTTGCCATCTGAAAGAGGCATCTGGGATTCTCCAAACGCACTTCCTAGAAAGGCCAATGGTCATTTACTCTGTGGAAAAACGGAACAACATTTTCAGGGTGCTTCAACATTTACTTCATTCTATAGCACAGGAGAACTGGTTGATGCAGAATTACCTATTGTAGACAGCTTTGGGAAAACAGCAGAGAACCTGCATTCTTTAGGCTGTACTGGTGGACTTCTGGATAGTGTCGTTAATCTACAACGAATCCCTGAGGAATTTAACCCAGTTGACTTTGCAACAGGTCTCTCCAACTCCTTTACACTGGATGATCTTTCTCAGTGGTTTGCTCCTTCACCTCACCATAACATCAATGGAGCAGGAGCAACAATGACTAGTGATCTTTCATGTTCAAAAGAAGTTACCTCAGTGTCATCCACTCTGGTCGGAGGTGATACAATAATTGACATTGCAGTTAGACAAACAGCTAATTCCATCACGGATATGTTCATATCTAATATAGAGAAATCTACAATTGTTCATGATGATGGATATGATCTGTTTGATGATGTGGGACTGAATTTTGGATTTGGAAAAACTGGGGAGTGCTTGGAAGATATTATCATGCCATTGTTGCATGGGGATAATGCTGCTGTGAGTTCTGGAATGTCAGAATCCATTTCAGAATTGGATGTTCATTCCATGAATGGCAAGCGAAAAGGGTTATTCTCTGAACTAGGCCTTGAAGAGCTTCTAGATGGTGTTAGTCATTCTTCTTACGCTACCAAATCTAGTGTTGAGGATCAATTTTCGACTActaaaagaaggaaaagtgAAAGTTCTTCGTCTAATTTTCATCAAGGTCAATTTGTGGGTGTTTCTTGCTCTGGTGGGAGCATGAATCTGGTGCAGCATTCACATAACTGGGACAAGAGTAATAATACTATATTCAACAAAGAGGTTCACCAAAAATCACAAGTAGGTGTATGGATAGATGATAGCTATAGTGTCAATTCTGGACATGCTGTTAACGCAACATCAAAGAAGCCCACCAGGAAAAGGGCTAAACCTGGTGAAAGTACTCGACCAAGGCCCAAAGACCGTCAGCTGATCCAAGATCGTATCAAAGAGTTGAGAGGGATTATCCCTCATAGTGGAAAG CAGTTGAGCATTGATCTTTTATTGGAGCGGACCATTAAACACCTGCTTTTCTTGCAAGGTGTGACCAAATATGCAGACAAGATTAAACAAGCTGATGAACCAAAG CTTATTGGCCAAGAGAATGGACTGCTTCCCAAACACAACAAGATGAGTGGTGGTGCTACATGGGCATATGAAGTGGGGGCTCAGACTATCCCTATTGTAGTTAAGGACCTAAATCCACCTGGCCAAATGCTTATAGAG ACGCTCTGTGAAGATAGAGGATTGTTTCTTGAGATAGCAGATGTCATTAGGGGCTTTGGGTTGAATATCTTGAAGGGAGTGATGGAGCTCCAAGAAGATAAGATATGGGCGCGATTCATGGTTGAG GCAACCGAGCAAGTGGAAAGAACAGATATAATTTGGTCCCTTCTCCTTCTTCTGCAGCAAACTGGCACCAGTGGGATTGATTCTGCAAATCAGGAAAGCAGGGCCATGGATGGTGGGATTTCCCTATCAAACAATTACCAGCAACCTTTGCTGCTGCCTTCTGTCAGCATGGCTGAGACACTTCAATAA